The Eremothecium gossypii ATCC 10895 chromosome IV, complete sequence genome contains a region encoding:
- a CDS encoding putative metalloendopeptidase (Syntenic homolog of Saccharomyces cerevisiae YIL108W), with amino-acid sequence MASIELFNLVDGYEVYSPALVIHGRCRSEKASSIQVHHPELPFLTYQVHCQTFKALVHLVPGANVLTFTTDENEHITVTCTYAPQAEAPPIHLCILVAKDSPMVFDSPAVQRQREGGCGMDLAIKKLRCGARLMQAFTNEQMLRNGFGHRCFQFAEEVTTDTLFREPKERRTIKIHIVRSKLSTAEIRDPNLAQQNPNGSNTGGLFNVALEALQEYGGPFGDSSQPVQAAVIFMDTHWDPQAKLITAHAALGGGAGHIRLAIFGSHGLYSWPPSLELVPYYMSDPTPSSIMEVANDCNECGTHWECLTVTLGAFMHEIGHLLGCPHQEHGVMLRDYVTLNRSFMTMEGYSSRTNSCGAPAPIRPAEECTWHRLDLLRFLYHPSFANPTNYSDPSFKGVGVLSNFPFPRPTLYPCGNRQAVVSAQGGIYCIELISGDLARAHIEYLPLSLGGQGPQTDVLLSLDDLRARIPQQHLVDCKGIFKVAVHAVNSESAEFDDFPSKIYAQEISMAPYGYPALVTGIKGTMLGNPEGGGDAGIISIFPREVEAVRVYHGYALDGIRFYFRSPQQINDDAAGSHDYFRKLKNSLKGPSRNRSASALFGRETNNYSDFVLSPDESLLGFNVRSGCWIDAVQIITSQGRTSPLFGNTSGGGLGTLVPPTGYEVLALHGRVGQWVDAMGIIYGNGG; translated from the coding sequence ATGGCGAGTATCGAACTCTTCAATTTGGTGGACGGGTACGAGGTTTATAGCCCGGCCCTGGTGATCCACGGCAGATGCAGGTCGGAGAAGGCCTCGTCGATACAGGTGCATCACCCTGAGCTCCCATTTTTGACGTACCAAGTGCATTGCCAGACATTCAAGGCGCTTGTGCATCTGGTGCCGGGTGCGAACGTGCTGACCTTCACGACGGATGAGAACGAGCACATCACCGTGACTTGTACCTACGCGCCGCAGGCAGAGGCTCCGCCGATTCATCTCTGTATCCTCGTGGCGAAGGACTCGCCAATGGTGTTTGACTCGCCGGCGGTGCAGAGGCAGAGGGAGGGGGGCTGCGGGATGGACCTGGCAATCAAGAAACTGCGGTGTGGGGCTCGGCTAATGCAAGCATTCACGAACGAGCAGATGCTGCGCAATGGCTTTGGACATAGGTGCTTTCAATTTGCAGAGGAGGTCACGACGGACACGCTGTTTCGCGAGCCCAAAGAGCGGAGGACGATAAAGATTCATATCGTGCGGTCGAAGCTTTCGACGGCAGAGATCCGCGACCCCAATTTGGCTCAGCAGAACCCCAATGGATCCAATACCGGTGGTCTCTTCAATGTTGCTCTAGAGGCGCTACAAGAATATGGCGGGCCATTTGGGGATAGCTCGCAGCCTGTACAGGCAGCTGTGATATTTATGGATACCCATTGGGATCCGCAAGCAAAGCTTATCACAGCCCATGCTGCCTtgggtggtggtgctggGCATATCAGACTAGCGATATTCGGTTCTCATGGTCTATACTCGTGGCCGCCTTCTTTGGAGCTCGTTCCTTATTATATGTCGGATCCAACTCCGTCTTCAATAATGGAGGTTGCCAATGATTGTAACGAATGTGGTACACACTGGGAGTGTCTCACTGTGACTTTGGGGGCGTTCATGCATGAAATTGGGCATCTTCTCGGATGTCCTCATCAGGAACATGGTGTTATGTTGCGTGACTACGTGACTTTGAACCGGTCCTTTATGACCATGGAGGGCTATTCTAGCAGAACCAACTCTTGCGGGGCACCTGCACCTATTCGTCCAGCAGAAGAATGTACTTGGCATAGACTTGATCTGCTACGTTTCCTATATCACCCATCATTTGCGAACCCCACCAATTATTCCGATCCGTCATTCAAGGGCGTAGGGGTCTTGAGCAACTTTCCCTTTCCGAGACCTACTCTATATCCCTGTGGTAATAGACAAGCTGTTGTTAGCGCACAGGGTGGGATCTACTGTATTGAGTTAATCAGTGGAGATCTGGCCCGTGCGCATATCGAATACCTACCTCTTTCTTTAGGCGGTCAGGGACCTCAGACTGACGTCCTATTGTCACTGGATGATTTGAGAGCTCGGATCCCGCAGCAACATTTGGTGGATTGCAAGGGTATCTTCAAAGTTGCGGTGCATGCTGTAAACTCTGAGTCCGCTGAGTTTGACGATTTTCCTTCGAAGATTTATGCTCAGGAGATATCTATGGCTCCATACGGCTATCCAGCCTTAGTTACTGGAATCAAAGGAACCATGCTTGGAAATCCTGAAGGAGGAGGGGACGCTGGGATCATTTCCATATTTCCTAGAGAAGTGGAGGCAGTAAGGGTGTATCATGGCTACGCATTGGATGGTATCAGATTCTATTTCCGTAGTCCACAGCAGATAAATGATGATGCTGCGGGATCCCATGATTATTTTAGGAAACTGAAGAATTCATTGAAAGGGCCATCTAGAAATCGATCTGCAAGTGCCTTATTTGGGCGAGAGACCAATAACTATAGTGATTTCGTTTTGTCTCCGGACGAATCTTTGCTCGGGTTTAACGTGAGAAGCGGCTGTTGGATCGATGCTGTTCAGATAATAACAAGCCAAGGCAGAACAAGTCCATTGTTCGGTAATACCAGCGGTGGGGGGCTTGGTACACTTGTGCCTCCGACAGGATATGAAGTCCTCGCCCTACACGGAAGAGTAGGTCAGTGGGTTGACGCAATGGGTATAATATATGGAAATGGAGGCTAG
- the PFK26 gene encoding 6-phosphofructo-2-kinase (Syntenic homolog of Saccharomyces cerevisiae YIL107C (PFK26)): MFKSVTYSEDKHLTDTDSEVEPHDTSKHRGRRHGAAGSGEESKHVRLDVEGVPGLVQPEDAEEPGELPAFKRRPLSDTPLASQWASPTSSGESSTESTPVLSPSHSSGDLQGLDNKTEARASGNGGLPRVRRKAPTTMDVPGLTRSKTSPDGMISKHDPGSKLVVVMVGLPATGKSFITNKLSRFLNYSFYYCKVFNVGNTRREYGKQHELMEQDSRFFDPSNDEAKALREKWAMDTLNELLDYLLDGPGSVAIFDATNSTQERRRKIYDKIKSRNSQLNVLFLESICSDRQTVEKNIRLKLLGPDYKGKDPELSLRDFKDRLANYVRAYEAVEDSEGFQYIKMIDVGKKVISYNIQGFLASQTVYYLLNFNLAERQIWITRNGESEYNVLGRIGGDSKLTPRGRKYARALAQFIDSKRREFNEHEYEQFCKLNDEGTPTDEFVPTSFYVWTSMLRRAEDTAADFNEDIFPIKQMRMLDELSAGDCEGMTYEEIHQKYPEEFEERLIDKLRYRYRGIGGESYMDVINRLRPVITELERITDNVLIITHRVVARVLLGYFLNLSRDIIANLDVPLHSVYCLEPKPYGITWSLYEYCDETDTFSKVPQTQLNTMKVKEVGLVHNERRYSLVPAAPPTNNSDDIPLQSRNSSGISLPPYSSSSSSTTPSISSGGISVTSRMVPPLRQPPAYQTHPSFLARSKSDDPLTKRLLNPNKHSIELQKLHEKLSVLRANDHISSGDDEDNDNNDINGSEIGGTP; encoded by the coding sequence ATGTTCAAGAGTGTGACGTACTCAGAGGATAAGCATCTAACAGACACAGACTCAGAGGTCGAGCCGCACGACACGTCAAAGCATAGGGGACGGCGGCATGGAGCAGCAGGGTCTGGGGAGGAGAGCAAGCACGTCCGCCTAGACGTGGAGGGCGTGCCGGGGCTGGTGCAGCCAGAGGATGCGGAAGAGCCTGGAGAGCTGCCGGCGTTCAAACGGCGGCCTCTCAGCGACACCCCCCTGGCGTCGCAGTGGGCATCGCCGACGAGCTCAGGGGAGTCATCGACGGAGAGCACGCCAGTGCTGTCGCCGTCGCACAGTAGCGGGGATCTGCAGGGCTTGGACAATAAGACAGAGGCGCGGGCGTCCGGCAACGGGGGACTGCCGCGCGTCCGTCGCAAGGCGCCGACCACGATGGACGTGCCCGGGCTGACGCGGTCGAAGACTTCTCCGGACGGGATGATATCTAAGCATGACCCTGGATCGAAGCTGGTGGTCGTGATGGTGGGGCTGCCCGCGACAGGCAAGTCCTTCATCACCAACAAGCTATCGCGGTTCCTGAACTACTCGTTCTACTACTGCAAGGTGTTCAATGTCGGGAACACGCGCCGAGAGTATGGCAAGCAGCACGAGCTGATGGAGCAAGACTCCCGCTTCTTCGATCCCTCTAATGATGAGGCGAaggcgctgcgcgagaaGTGGGCGATGGATACGTTGAACGAACTGTTGGACTACCTGTTAGATGGTCCGGGATCGGTGGCTATTTTCGACGCGACGAATTCTACGCAAGAACGCCGGAGAAAGATCTACGATAAGATCAAGTCGCGCAACTCGCAGTTGAACGTATTGTTCCTTGAAAGCATTTGTTCTGATAGGCAGACAGTGGAGAAGAATATTCGCTTAAAGCTGTTGGGCCCTGACTATAAGGGGAAAGACCCGGAGTTGTCTCTGCGAGACTTCAAAGATCGGCTTGCGAACTATGTTCGCGCCTACGAAGCAGTGGAAGATAGCGAAGGCTTCCAGTATATCAAGATGATAGATGTGGGGAAGAAAGTGATCTCCTATAATATCCAGGGCTTTTTGGCGTCTCAGACCGTGTATTACCTCCTCAACTTCAACCTCGCTGAGCGGCAGATCTGGATCACCCGGAACGGTGAAAGTGAATACAACGTACTTGGCCGTATTGGTGGTGACTCAAAGCTAACACCCCGTGGCCGCAAATATGCGCGGGCGCTTGCGCAATTCATTGATAGCAAGCGGAGAGAGTTTAATGAGCACGAGTATGAACAGTTTTGTAAACTCAATGACGAGGGTACACCGACTGATGAATTCGTTCCAACCTCTTTTTATGTGTGGACTTCAATGCTCCGTCGTGCCGAGGACACGGCCGCAGATTTCAATGAAGATATATTTCCAATCAAGCAGATGCGTATGTTGGATGAACTAAGCGCTGGTGATTGTGAAGGTATGACATATGAAGAAATCCACCAGAAATACCCCGAAGAATTCGAGGAGAGGTTGATAGACAAACTACGGTATAGGTATCGGGGTATCGGTGGGGAATCATATATGGATGTCATTAACAGATTGCGGCCTGTCATCACGGAACTAGAAAGAATTACGGATAATGTCCTCATCATCACACATAGGGTGGTGGCAAGGGTCCTACTAGGATACTTTTTGAACCTAAGTCGTGACATTATTGCGAATCTGGATGTCCCATTGCATAGCGTATATTGTCTTGAGCCGAAGCCTTATGGGATAACCTGGTCGTTGTATGAATATTGTGATGAAACCGACACTTTCTCGAAAGTTCCTCAAACCCAATTGAATACCATGAAAGTGAAGGAAGTTGGCTTAGTCCACAACGAAAGAAGATACTCTCTGGTTCCCGCCGCGCCTCCTACGAATAATAGCGACGACATTCCATTACAGAGCAGAAATAGCAGTGGCATATCTCTGCCTCCATATTCATCTTCGTCCTCCTCTACTACGCCTTCCATTTCATCAGGAGGAATTTCGGTAACCTCGCGTATGGTACCTCCGCTACGGCAGCCCCCTGCTTACCAGACGCATCCAAGTTTTTTGGCTCGTTCAAAGTCGGATGATCCTTTAACAAAGCGCCTGTTGAACCCGAATAAGCATAGCATTGAATTGCAAAAACTACATGAGAAACTAAGTGTATTAAGAGCAAACGATCATATTTCCAGTGGGGATGATGAGGATAACGACAATAATGATATTAATGGCTCAGAGATTGGTGGAACTCCATGA
- the MOB1 gene encoding Mob1p (Syntenic homolog of Saccharomyces cerevisiae YIL106W (MOB1); 1-intron) has protein sequence MSFLQNFHLSPGQTIRSTRGFKWNTAKQQDGGGYGAGSGHLTAGGGTGTLLGAHAITSTAVEASPGGLFTTPQKPTMSQPITDFNYTPSHQKPYIVQSPGTVVTSHKDIKQIVETTLGSEGVLNQAVKLPKGENLDEWIAVHCVDFYNQINMLYGSITEFCSPQTCPRMIATNEYEYLWNVYPGNPPVSVAAPKYVEYLMNWCQQQFDNEDLFPAKTNVPLKNGFNDKIAKPILKRLFRVYAHIYCHHFNEILELNLQTVLNTSFRHFCLFSEEFHMLKPSDYGPLLELVEEFKDR, from the exons ATGTCATTTCTACAGAACTT TCATCTGAGCCCAGGCCAGACGATACGGTCCACGCGGGGGTTCAAATGGAACACGGCCAAACAGCAAGACGGCGGTGGGTATGGCGCAGGGAGCGGGCACCTGACGGCTGGCGGCGGGACCGGCACATTACTCGGGGCGCATGCAATCACGTCCACTGCGGTGGAAGCGAGCCCTGGCGGGCTGTTTACGACGCCGCAAAAGCCCACGATGTCGCAGCCCATCACCGACTTCAACTACACGCCCTCGCACCAGAAGCCGTACATCGTTCAGTCGCCGGGCACGGTGGTGACCTCGCACAAGGACATCAAGCAGATCGTGGAGACGACGTTGGGCTCAGAGGGCGTGTTGAACCAGGCGGTAAAACTGCCCAAGGGCGAGAACCTGGACGAGTGGATCGCAGTGCACTGTGTGGACTTCTACAACCAGATCAACATGCTATACGGTTCAATAACGGAGTTTTGCTCGCCGCAGACCTGTCCGCGGATGATAGCGACGAACGAGTACGAGTACCTGTGGAACGTCTACCCCGGGAACCCGCCGGTGTCGGTGGCGGCGCCGAAGTACGTGGAATACCTGATGAactggtgccagcagcagtTCGATAACGAGGATCTCTTCCCGGCCAAAACAAACGTCCCTCTCAAGAACGGCTTCAACGACAAGATCGCGAAGCCGATCCTCAAGCGGCTGTTCCGTGTTTACGCACACATATATTGTCATCACTTCAACGAGATCCTCGAGCTCAACCTGCAGACGGTACTCAACACCAGTTTCCGTCATTTCTGCCTGTTCTCCGAGGAGTTCCACATGCTGAAGCCTTCAGACTATGGTCCTTTGTTGGAGCTAGTAGAGGAGTTCAAGGATAGATAA
- the ALG11 gene encoding alpha-1,2-mannosyltransferase ALG11 (Syntenic homolog of Saccharomyces cerevisiae YNL048W (ALG11)) translates to MESCWLTMESYQAALVVCIVSGLILAVAGYGNVRRLACEFLLKPPKRFRDDICEALLRGPENDQKPVLVDFGWRHGAVRRQMLLASAKASAYSNERHGSKIHISPDDIARGRSFADALDVHRRSGRILFGFFHPFCNAGGGGEKVLWKAVETTLKQSLNNIVVVYTGDCDTTGARILSNVEHRFGSQLDSERIVFIFLRHRKWVESRTWPRMTLLGQALGSIVLSIEAALCCPPDVWCDTMGYPFGYPFVSWLCRIPIITYTHYPVVSIDMLDKLRMMPEFRNSPTLWAKFLYWRIFMRCYTFAGSFVDLAVTNSTWTYNHINAIWSRTGNVSIIYPPCSTENLVIENAHDMWDRKHQAVVIAQFRPEKRHALILRSFSNFVKKTGSNMKLLMLGSTRGQEDRDYVKKLEQLAYSELAIPKESLEFITDCKYEKMKKYLQESSFGINAMWNEHFGIAVVEYAASGLITLAHASAGPLLDIIVPWDIEGDKQLERGSDKNRTGFFFKDRSDPDFCKITAEFPTLEELFVRADQLTDEERLAISQRAKRCVLHKFSDLKFSEDWAQVVDRTIQLLHTLRNDKVE, encoded by the coding sequence ATGGAGAGTTGCTGGCTCACCATGGAAAGCTATCAGGCCGCTCTAGTCGTATGCATAGTTTCAGGGCTGATCTTGGCTGTTGCCGGCTATGGGAACGTTAGGCGCCTTGCGTGTGAGTTTCTCCTGAAGCCGCCAAAGAGATTCCGCGACGATATATgcgaggcgctgctgcggggGCCTGAGAACGACCAGAAGCCAGTGCTTGTGGACTTTGGCTGGCGGCATGGGGCAGTGAGGCGTCAGATGCTTTTAGCAAGCGCGAAGGCGAGTGCTTATTCCAATGAGCGACACGGCTCCAAGATCCATATCTCACCAGATGATATCGCCCGCGGAAGAAGCTTTGCGGATGCGCTAGACGTCCACCGCCGAAGCGGGCGGATATTGTTCGGCTTTTTCCACCCGTTCTGCAACGCGGGCGGGGGCGGCGAGAAGGTGCTGTGGAAAGCAGTGGAGACTACGTTGAAGCAATCGCTAAATAATATTGTGGTTGTTTATACCGGTGATTGCGATACAACGGGTGCTAGAATTCTATCTAATGTGGAGCACCGTTTCGGATCTCAGTTGGACTCGGAAAGAATTGTATTCATATTCCTGCGCCACAGGAAATGGGTTGAAAGCCGGACCTGGCCCAGGATGACGCTATTGGGCCAGGCTCTCGGATCCATCGTTTTATCGATTGAGGCTGCATTGTGTTGCCCTCCGGATGTGTGGTGTGACACAATGGGGTACCCTTTCGGCTATCCGTTTGTCAGTTGGCTCTGCCGTATTCCGATTATTACGTATACACACTACCCGGTCGTTTCAATTGATATGTTGGACAAGTTGCGAATGATGCCGGAATTTCGCAATTCTCCTACGTTATGGGCAAAGTTCCTATACTGGCGTATCTTCATGCGCTGTTACACCTTCGCAGGCTCCTTTGTTGACCTGGCTGTTACTAATTCCACGTGGACTTATAACCATATCAATGCCATATGGAGCCGGACAGGAAACGTGAGCATTATCTATCCGCCCTGTTCCACAGAGAATCTCGTTATAGAGAACGCCCATGACATGTGGGATCGCAAACACCAGGCCGTGGTGATCGCTCAATTCCGTCCGGAAAAGCGTCACGCGCTGATATTACGGTCTTTCTCAAACTTCGTCAAGAAAACCGGCTCCAACATGAAGCTTCTAATGCTCGGCTCTACAAGAGGACAAGAAGACCGAGACTATGTTAAAAAATTGGAACAATTGGCATACTCCGAACTTGCTATCCCGAAAGAAAGTTTGGAGTTCATAACAGACTGCAAGTATGAGAAGATGAAAAAGTACCTTCAGGAATCTTCCTTCGGAATCAACGCCATGTGGAATGAACACTTTGGGATCGCTGTAGTCGAGTATGCTGCATCTGGTTTAATAACTCTGGCGCACGCTTCTGCGGGTCCGCTTTTGGACATTATTGTCCCATGGGATATTGAAGGTGATAAGCAATTAGAGCGTGGTTCGGACAAAAATCGGACAGGGTTCTTTTTCAAAGACCGCTCAGATCCCGATTTTTGTAAAATCACGGCAGAGTTCCCTACGTTAGAGGAACTATTTGTGCGGGCGGATCAACTGACGGATGAAGAAAGGCTAGCAATTTCGCAAAGGGCGAAAAGGTGTGTATTGCATAAATTCTCCGACCTCAAGTTTTCCGAAGATTGGGCGCAAGTAGTGGATCGTACGATCCAGCTACTCCACACACTTCGGAATGATAAGGTTGAATAA
- a CDS encoding SLM1 family PH domain-containing protein (Syntenic homolog of Saccharomyces cerevisiae YIL105C (SLM1) and YNL047C (SLM2)), whose product MPPAGPARRVNASWAQFRTVTNIRAPRNTTPQLLLPLPQSRLAAPAPGAAATDPAVGPPQARQSCTRRNPGRALIKGGAYGRRVRTRGLRWRRRAAIVCRGEQKNWRAGAQESENTVLDQDKTQSNLTWTGHTGWAMSYNNTMTSNGTEMRSPVYLGPEQAAGRPAAAKAVDTVLQEGFGAGQGVVQGTVNSQTLESLRQHTRNASTFSSTSAGLGRTRASLQRQRAGQTDPRSPLVTLMPVNANPTEVLAGRFASWRAVIKAIIVYLTETASIQDELVRQHLRLSHAVSFPFFSVENVRQPSTPEEKAIQQFFLPLGSGSIQDLPTILTGYHAQMASMASKASKELTNEVIPRLEDMRRDLLVKIKEIKSLQSDFKNSCAKEVSETKQMLRTFHESVEQARYGTPKSDPYLTRILLDKQLKRQLAEENFLHQAFNNLQASGKELEKVVVMEIQSALTVYARILGREAQLVFDSVITKLDMGFLSRDPVFEWDDFIARDPNFVEPSVPMRSLKDITYKHQYDPLTYKLQCGFLERRSKFLKSYSRGFYVLTPSFLHEFKTCDRKKDVSPVMSLSLSDCTVAEHSKRDSSDFKFILHAKQNGIIHRGHNWVFRVDSYDTMMEWFNNIKKLTSISNPTEKAKWITEHLNLDVNGRPKRHSLLRDNQSTTTTRTSSNLDSPNNAVQYMPNYDGHTNTNTTLSSPGTSYILESPGGATIQIPLSNKKEANNSLLPPKPVS is encoded by the coding sequence ATGCCGCCCGCTGGGCCCGCCCGCCGGGTCAACGCATCTTGGGCGCAGTTCCGCACGGTAACGAACATCCGTGCACCCCGAAATACCACCCCTCAGCTTCTCTTGCCGCTGCCACAGAGCAGGCTGGCAGCTCCGGCACCCGGCGCGGCAGCGACGGACCCGGCCGTGGGGCCGCCACAAGCGCGCCAGTCGTGCACCCGGCGAAACCCGGGGAGAGCGCTTATAAAGGGTGGAGCGTATGGGCGGCGCGTCCGAACGCGAGGCTTGCGATGGCGTAGGCGGGCAGCAATCGTGTGTCGCGGCGAGCAAAAAAACTGGCGAGCGGGCGCGCAGGAAAGCGAGAACACGGTTTTGGACCAGGACAAGACACAAAGCAATCTCACTTGGACGGGTCATACAGGTTGGGCCATGTCGTATAACAACACGATGACATCGAACGGGACGGAGATGCGGAGTCCGGTGTATTTGGGGCCGGAGCAGGCGGCGGGCAGGCCGGCAGCGGCGAAGGCTGTGGACACGGTGCTCCAAGAGGGCTTCGGGGCGGGCCAGGGGGTGGTGCAGGGCACGGTGAACTCTCAGACGCTGGAGAGCCTGCGGCAACACACGCGGAACGCGTCGACGTTTAGCAGCACGAGTGCGGGGCTGGGCAGGACGCGCGCGTcgctgcagcggcagcgggcGGGGCAGACGGACCCGCGGTCGCCGCTCGTGACGCTGATGCCGGTGAACGCGAACCCGACGGAGGTGCTGGCAGGCCGCTTTGCGTCGTGGCGGGCGGTGATCAAGGCCATCATCGTGTACTTGACGGAAACGGCGTCGATCCAGGACGAGCTGGTGCGACAGCACCTGCGGCTGTCGCACGCGGTGAGCTTTCCGTTTTTCTCGGTAGAGAACGTGCGGCAGCCGAGCACGCCGGAGGAGAAGGCGATTCAACAGTTCTTTTTGCCGCTGGGCAGCGGCTCGATCCAGGACCTGCCTACGATTCTCACGGGCTACCACGCGCAGATGGCGTCAATGGCGTCGAAGGCGTCGAAGGAGTTGACGAACGAGGTGATTCCGCGCCTAGAGGACATGCGGAGGGATTTGCTGGTCAAGATCAAGGAGATCAAGTCGCTCCAGAGCGACTTCAAGAACTCGTGTGCCAAAGAGGTGAGCGAGACGAAGCAGATGTTGCGGACGTTCCACGAGTCTGTGGAGCAGGCGCGATACGGCACGCCGAAGAGCGACCCGTACTTGACGCGCATCTTGCTGGACAAGCAGCTAAAACGGCAGCTCGCGGAGGAGAACTTCTTGCACCAGGCGTTCAACAACCTACAGGCTTCGGGCAAAGAGCTCGAAAAAGTCGTGGTTATGGAGATCCAGAGCGCGCTAACGGTGTACGCAAGAATTTTGGGCCGCGAGGCGCAGCTCGTCTTCGACTCCGTGATCACGAAATTGGACATGGGATTTCTCAGCCGTGATCCTGTCTTCGAGTGGGACGACTTCATCGCGCGGGACCCCAACTTCGTGGAGCCGAGCGTGCCCATGCGGAGTCTGAAAGACATCACTTACAAGCATCAGTACGACCCGTTGACTTACAAACTTCAGTGCGGTTTCCTAGAGAGACGTTCCAAATTTCTTAAGTCATACTCCCGGGGGTTTTACGTTTTGACGCCCTCATTTCTACATGAGTTCAAAACCTGTGACCGGAAGAAAGACGTTTCCCCCGTGATGTCATTATCGTTGAGCGATTGTACAGTAGCAGAACACTCCAAGAGAGATTCCTCTGACTTCAAGTTTATCCTTCACGCCAAACAAAATGGGATTATCCATAGGGGCCACAACTGGGTGTTCAGAGTTGATTCCTACGATACTATGATGGAGTGGTTCAACAATATCAAGAAGCTAACATCCATTAGTAACCCAACAGAAAAGGCGAAGTGGATTACCGAGCATTTAAACCTGGATGTCAATGGCAGGCCAAAGAGACACTCTTTGTTACGTGATAACCAATCCACGACCACCACGCGAACTAGCTCAAACCTGGACTCGCCGAACAACGCTGTTCAGTATATGCCGAACTATGACGGGCATACGAATACAAATACCACATTATCCAGTCCGGGAACAAGCTATATCCTGGAGTCACCGGGAGGGGCCACAATACAGATACCCCTGTCTAATAAGAAGGAGGCTAATAATAGCCTTCTGCCTCCGAAACCTGTATCGTAG